The DNA sequence TTAGGCATTGGCTATCTCCAGGAGCACGTCGGCATGACAGGGTTGACAATCGGGGCACTGCTCATCCAGTGGCTTACCATCTGCATGTTTCTCACACAGAGGACACCAGCAGGCCAGGTCTTTGCCCCGAAGCTCGGTGCCTGCTTGGACGTAAACCTCTCTGCCAGCAGGGGTATATCGAAGCCACCGATGATATTCAT is a window from the Candidatus Omnitrophota bacterium genome containing:
- a CDS encoding DUF4326 domain-containing protein, with the translated sequence MPKRIQRRRVHGWRMPENCMVVSRPSKWGNPFVTTDPLMPPGLTQRAKQQAVVDEYHRWLRYTPAGREVYVQAGTELRGKDLACWCPLCEKHADGKPLDEQCPDCQPCHADVLLEIANA